The Lysobacter sp. genome includes a window with the following:
- a CDS encoding acyl carrier protein, translating into MEMEKIFDIIVGHTRDVLPGLDDRQFQFSDSLRELGANSIDRSEIVMLTLESLSLKIPLIKVVKAENIGELAGLLHAEL; encoded by the coding sequence GTGGAGATGGAAAAGATTTTCGACATCATCGTTGGGCATACCCGTGATGTGCTTCCGGGTCTGGACGATCGTCAGTTTCAATTCTCGGACTCGCTGCGCGAACTCGGCGCGAATTCCATCGATCGTTCCGAGATCGTCATGCTCACGCTCGAGTCGCTGTCGCTGAAGATTCCGCTGATCAAGGTCGTCAAGGCCGAAAACATCGGCGAGCTGGCCGGTCTGCTGCATGCGGAACTGTGA
- a CDS encoding acyltransferase domain-containing protein — MRLPVVFMFSGQSSQYYQMGRELYHSHPRFRMWMDHCDEIAQPMIGRSLCDVLYGDGDKSKPFDRLLYTNPALLCFEFSLARVLIEAGVKPDYLLGYSLGEFSAAVVGGALTLEQGIRFIVDYAKLIEAECPPARMLAVLDVPSVETRYAHLFDGCWLTARNFDRHVVVTGSVPAIQSLREAMLDDNVVHQLLAVNFGFHTEMVQPIEGRMLELAQGIDFQPLQVPCISSFDGSTRDSRFDTGLWPRHFWSLSRHPIAFDTTVQSLLRQGDCCFLDVGPSGTLATFVKYLLPAQTASVFSDVVNPFGRDNRTFGNALRCGGLTDVRSA, encoded by the coding sequence ATGCGCCTCCCTGTCGTATTCATGTTCTCCGGACAAAGCTCCCAGTACTATCAAATGGGCCGGGAGCTGTATCACAGCCACCCGCGATTCCGGATGTGGATGGATCACTGCGACGAAATCGCACAGCCGATGATCGGACGCTCGCTGTGCGACGTCCTGTACGGCGACGGCGACAAGAGCAAGCCCTTCGATCGCCTGCTGTATACCAATCCTGCGCTGTTGTGCTTCGAATTCAGCCTTGCGCGCGTACTGATCGAGGCGGGCGTCAAGCCCGACTATCTGCTCGGTTACAGCCTTGGCGAGTTCAGCGCGGCGGTGGTCGGCGGCGCGTTGACCCTGGAGCAGGGCATACGGTTCATCGTCGATTACGCGAAACTGATCGAGGCGGAATGCCCGCCGGCGAGAATGCTCGCGGTTCTCGACGTGCCGTCCGTCGAAACCCGCTATGCCCACCTGTTCGATGGCTGCTGGCTTACCGCGCGCAATTTCGACCGCCATGTCGTCGTCACGGGGTCGGTGCCCGCGATCCAGTCCTTGCGCGAGGCCATGCTGGACGACAATGTCGTCCATCAGTTGCTGGCGGTCAATTTCGGATTCCATACCGAAATGGTGCAACCGATCGAAGGCAGGATGCTCGAACTGGCCCAGGGCATCGATTTCCAGCCGCTCCAGGTGCCGTGCATCTCCAGTTTCGACGGCTCGACGAGGGATTCGCGATTCGACACCGGCCTTTGGCCTCGGCATTTCTGGTCGCTGTCCCGTCACCCGATCGCTTTCGATACGACCGTGCAGTCGCTGTTGCGCCAGGGGGATTGCTGTTTTCTCGATGTTGGCCCCAGCGGCACGCTGGCTACGTTCGTGAAATATCTGCTGCCTGCGCAGACGGCTTCCGTGTTCAGCGACGTGGTCAACCCATTCGGCAGGGACAACCGGACTTTCGGCAATGCCCTGCGCTGCGGAGGCTTGACCGATGTGCGCAGCGCATAA
- the fabD gene encoding ACP S-malonyltransferase — translation MKTYMFPGQGSQARGMGGSLFDEFPELTDKADKILGYSIKELCLSDPNKELKNTQFTQPALYVVNALSYYKQIQQAGETPDYVAGHSLGEFNALLAAECFDFETGLKLVKKRGELMSQATDGAMAAILNATRGQVETLLKENGFKNVDIANYNAPLQIVISGPADEIAASQNIFQFDNVMFVPLNTSGAFHSRLMKPAQSKFESFLKKRKFADPKIPVMANLTAKPYPKGAVVDYLSKQISSTVLWSDTIQSLLKISDQMEFLELGHGDVLTKMIANIKRQLAKAAEKAAPAVQKTETPPAVASIAPAVAVAAPGTDARTEAGAAAPSDNRFALAEQKVSAWNKRHPVGTKVKSLVMDYGELTTRTSAVELFGHRAAVYMEGYNGYFDLDEIAAA, via the coding sequence ATGAAAACCTATATGTTCCCCGGGCAAGGCTCGCAGGCGCGCGGCATGGGCGGCAGCCTGTTCGATGAGTTTCCGGAGCTGACCGACAAGGCCGACAAGATCCTCGGCTATTCGATCAAGGAACTGTGCCTGAGCGATCCCAACAAGGAACTCAAGAATACCCAGTTCACGCAACCGGCGCTGTATGTCGTCAATGCGCTTTCGTACTACAAGCAGATCCAGCAGGCGGGCGAGACGCCGGACTACGTCGCAGGCCACAGCCTGGGCGAGTTCAATGCGCTGCTCGCCGCCGAATGTTTCGATTTCGAAACCGGGTTGAAACTCGTCAAGAAGCGCGGCGAGCTGATGAGCCAGGCGACCGACGGCGCGATGGCGGCGATCCTGAACGCGACTCGCGGACAGGTTGAAACATTGCTGAAGGAAAACGGATTCAAGAACGTCGATATCGCCAACTACAATGCGCCGCTGCAGATCGTCATTTCCGGACCGGCCGATGAGATCGCGGCGAGCCAGAACATTTTCCAGTTCGACAACGTCATGTTCGTGCCGCTGAACACCAGTGGCGCGTTCCATTCAAGGCTGATGAAACCCGCGCAGAGCAAGTTCGAGAGTTTCCTCAAGAAGCGCAAGTTCGCCGACCCGAAGATTCCGGTCATGGCCAACCTGACGGCGAAGCCGTACCCGAAAGGCGCCGTCGTCGACTATCTGTCGAAACAGATCAGCAGCACGGTGCTGTGGAGCGACACGATTCAATCCCTGCTCAAGATCTCCGACCAGATGGAATTCCTGGAACTGGGGCATGGCGATGTCCTGACGAAAATGATCGCGAACATCAAGCGTCAACTCGCGAAAGCCGCCGAGAAGGCCGCGCCCGCCGTCCAGAAGACGGAGACGCCGCCGGCGGTCGCCAGCATCGCGCCTGCGGTCGCGGTCGCGGCGCCCGGGACGGATGCGCGTACGGAAGCCGGCGCTGCCGCGCCGTCCGATAATCGTTTCGCTCTGGCGGAGCAGAAGGTATCGGCGTGGAACAAACGCCATCCGGTCGGTACCAAGGTCAAATCGCTGGTGATGGATTACGGCGAACTGACCACCCGCACGTCCGCCGTCGAGCTCTTCGGTCATCGTGCCGCCGTCTATATGGAAGGCTACAACGGCTATTTCGATCTCGACGAAATCGCGGCGGCATAG